The sequence TAACCAAATTGAGTCCCTGCAAGCCGTGCTACTCACCTACTTGCTGGTGCTTTTCCGGCTGCTACCAACTATTTCTCAGTTAAACAGCACTAGAAGCCAATATGCCAATACTATGCCTAGCGTGGATATGGTATCTGAATTTTTGCGGCGCGATAACAAGCCGTTTATGAAAAACGGTTCTTTGCCCTATAAAAAATTGCAAGAAGGAATTCATTTCAATAAGGTTTCTTTTGCCTATCCCACTAACGATAATTTGGTATTAAAGGATGTTGATTTGTACCTACCTCGCGGCACTACGTTGGCTTTGGTGGGAGGTTCGGGGGCTGGTAAATCAACTTTAGCCGATCTTTTACCGCGATTTTATGACCCCATTAGCGGCAGCATTACTATAGACGGAATTGACTTGCGATCGTTTGATGTCCACAGCTTGAGAAGGGCGATGGGGATTGTTAGCCAAGAGACGTTTATGTTTAATGACTCTGTGCGCCATAATATTACCTATGCACGCCCGGATGCTACAGAAAAAGAACTTCTTGCGGCTGTGAAGCGGGCGAATGCTTATGAGTTTATTGTGCAACTACCACAAGCGCCCGATACAATGATTGGCGATCGCGGGGTGCTTTTATCTGGGGGACAGCGCCAGCGTCTTGCCATTGCTCGCGCTTTGTTGCAAGATCCGGAAATATTAATTCTTGATGAAGCAACTAGCGCTTTAGATACAGTTTCCGAACGATTGGTACAGTCGGCTTTAGACAATTTAAGTAGCGATCGCACTACGCTGATTATTGCTCACCGCCTCTCTACCGTGCAGCATGCCCATCAAATTGCTGTCCTAGAAAAAGGACATGTTGTAGAACTTGGCACGCATGAAGAACTTTTAAAAAAAGGCGGCTACTATACCCGTCTTTACTCAATGCAATTTGCCGAGGACAACCAAGATGCGATCAAAACAGCAGTTAATGAAGCTTTGATTAGAACCTCTTACGAAGTCCGGACTCGCCTTAACCCCATGATTGGTTTTCTTAAGTTGGTAGTTGACGATATGGCAGATAGCCCCGAAGAGATGAATGAACTAACTGTGGAAGCCTACCAGTCAGCAATGCGTCTCCTTAAAACCTTGGAGTTTCTCGAAGAAAGCTCTAGGCTAAAATAGCAAGAAATGAACAAACACTATATCTTTTTTACCAGAAATGTCTTACCGCAGCCCCAGGCTCACTTAGTTCAAGTAGCTCATACAGCAAATGCAGCTGCAAACCTGGGCTACTCAACAGTTTTAGCTTATCTGGAAAAAGGATTAGCAGCCTTGAATCCAGCCGCGTTGATTCGCCCATTTCGCCCCCGCAAACCAGATTCAACCTTAGCCAAATTTTACAATATTGGGGATAAGCTAAAAGTTGCCCCTTTACCAATCCCTTGGCCCATTGATTATTGGCGTTCTAAACTAACTAACTCCAGCACTATCGTATCAAAATACTACTTGCCAGTTCATATCCTTCCTTATACTAAAATTGTCCATACGCGAGACTGGAATTTGGTCAAAGCAGCCATAAAAAATGGCATTCCAGCTATTTACGAACACCACCACCACGAAGACAAAAAATTTGAGCCAGAAATAGTCAATAACCCTCTATTTCAAATTTGTATCACCGTAGCGGATACCATTCGAGAAACAACGATTCAAAATGGTATGCCGCCTGAAAAAATAATAAAGCTGCATAACGGATTTAATAATTTATTCTTAGTTAGACAACCGGAAAAGGCTGAATCGTGGCGCGAAAAACTTCTTCGAGGCGGACAGCAACATTTAGTTGTTTATTCAGGTGCGCTCCACCCTTTTAAAGGAGTCGATTTACTAATCGATGTGGCAAAACAATTGCCCCAAGTTGAGTTTGCGATCGCGGGCGGCGAACAATCGCAAGTACAAGCTTATCAGCAGATAACGCGCGACAAACAAGTTAACAACGTAACTTTTTTAGGACACATTTTCCAAGATGAATTGGCAAGTTTGTTGCAAGCTGCCGATGCTTTAGCTCATCCTCACTGTTCTGGAAAAGCGGCGAGTTTCACATCTCCTCTTAAGCTATTTGATTATATGGCTTCTGGAACTCCTATCGTTTCTACAGAGATTCCCCCGTTAATGGAATTTAAATCTACAAAGGCTGTGGCTGGTTGGTGCGAACCTGATAATCCGACTGTATTTGCCCAATGCCTGCAACACGTTTTAGAAACTTATCCTAGAAAAGTAGAAGGATATTCAGAAAGCACAGTTTTTGTGCAACAGTTTTCTTGCGAAAATCGCGTAATAAAAATTCTAAGTTTTGTAGAAGAGTCTCTGCGTCCACAACTAATTTGTTGATTATGGAAAGAAAAACTTTCGGGATGTTGACGGGATACCCTGGCGTTAATCAATGTGATTGGCTATGGCAACAAACTCCACATCCTTTTGGTGTGTGGGGCAATATTCAAATGCTGTCTAAAGCTAAAAATCCAGATTTTTTGCTGCTATATAATTTTGCCGGAGTGCGGAAAATATCTCAGAAGAAGTTTGGTATTTTTAAACAGCAACCCAAAGAAGTTAATTACCCTGAAGAAGAAATGCGATCGCTACTTCGAGGGGTACCCAAAGAACGCATTATCTTTCTATGGCGGGAACCACCCTTAGAGGAAGTAACGCAAACGAATCGCACTTGTTACGAGTGGGCAAAAGGATATTGCGCTTACATTTCCAGCCCGGATGATGCTGCACCAATCCCCAATTATATGCCCGCTATTTGGTATCATGCCAATTCTTTTCGGGAATTAAAGGAAATGCCACCCCCAGAGAAGATATCCACTTGTAGCTGGATTACGTCTGGAGTCAGCCGCACTGCTAACCATCGCCGTCGCTTGCAGTTTATAAAGCTGCTGCAATCGAGTCAGGTTAATTTCGATCTGTATGGACGAAACCTACCCGACTGGGCTAATTCAGGTGGAGAATTGAGCAATAAATGGTACAGCATGGCACCTTATTACTACAATCTGGCGATTGAAAATTATGCTGATAATGATTGGTATGTGAGTGAAAAGTTATGGGATTCCCTGCTTGCTTGGTGTCTGCCAATCTATTATGGTGGTTCGGCTGCTGATAAATTATTGCCGCCTGGTAGTTTTCTCAGGTTGCCTAGCTTAGATGAAAAGGGAATAGCCTATATACAAGAAGTGACGGCGACGCCTGATGCATGGTACGCGGCAAAAGATGCGATCGCAGAAGCAAGGCAAATTATTCTTCACAAGCTCAATTTGCTAGAATGGCTCAACAATTTTGTAGCAAACTTATCTTAATTTATTGAGCGATCGCCCATGAATCTGTAATAGAGGAATACCTCCTTGTAAGGAATATTTCCAATTTGCCACTTTAATAACTTATCTGTTAATCGCATTAGCATATTGTTGTTGGGCAAATTCATTTTTCGCCATTGACATAACCTGCGAAAACGTTCATTTTTGATCCCCATATAGTGTAAATAGGTGAGTCTTCTACCTCTGTCGTATAAAACATGATTTTTATCTTCAAAGTGTGTAGATGTTACGCATACGCCTGTGTGATATTCAGAATTTTCATCTAATGTGAAGTTATACAGCTTTAGGTTTTTCTTCACAGTCATGTAGTTTAGCTTCGTTTGTTCGCTCAACCAAGTTCTAAAAATCTTTATGTCACCCTTTGCAAGTTCTTCTATAAAATACTCCAAATCTTTTTCATCTATTACACCTCGTTTAGATGCCCAAAATCCCCCACAGTGAAAGCGATTAGCTAGAACCTCAATAGATTCATACATTCCCTGAAACGCCTCAAAATAATAGTTAACCTCCCCTAACCTCATAGAAGTTTTTCTCTGATAATCGTGGACGACAAATTCATATTCATCCAACTTAGAAAAAATTCGATCGAGAGGTTGTAAGACTAAAGTATCAACATCAAAAAAGATAAATTTATCAAACTCTCCGTCAAAGGCACAATACTTTCTGTGCATTGGCAAGACTTCAGTCTTTTTTTTATTTCCCCCTACCAGCGGATATTCTTCATACAATTTATTAAAACTGCTAATAAATGTCTCCCATTTTTGAATAGCATTAAGGTCTGCAAACAAATAGACATTCTTGCGTCTAGCTACTTCTTTTTCCACTAGCTCAGTATTATCGTTAAAGGGAATAACGCAGATAGGTATATCTTTACTGTAGTTAGCCTCTACGCTATTAAGAAAAGCTACTAACTGGTCATAAACAGTGTCATTTGCTAAAGTATATATGCCTAGTTTCATGAGCTTTGGCAGGTAGTTTAGATAAAAGATTTGTGGTGTCAGGGCTATGCAGATACCCTAAAATTGCATCGTGACGGTTTCGACAGATAAAGTTGTTTCT is a genomic window of Microcoleus sp. FACHB-831 containing:
- a CDS encoding Npun_R2821/Npun_R2822 family protein, whose product is MKLGIYTLANDTVYDQLVAFLNSVEANYSKDIPICVIPFNDNTELVEKEVARRKNVYLFADLNAIQKWETFISSFNKLYEEYPLVGGNKKKTEVLPMHRKYCAFDGEFDKFIFFDVDTLVLQPLDRIFSKLDEYEFVVHDYQRKTSMRLGEVNYYFEAFQGMYESIEVLANRFHCGGFWASKRGVIDEKDLEYFIEELAKGDIKIFRTWLSEQTKLNYMTVKKNLKLYNFTLDENSEYHTGVCVTSTHFEDKNHVLYDRGRRLTYLHYMGIKNERFRRLCQWRKMNLPNNNMLMRLTDKLLKWQIGNIPYKEVFLYYRFMGDRSIN
- a CDS encoding glycosyltransferase family 4 protein is translated as MNKHYIFFTRNVLPQPQAHLVQVAHTANAAANLGYSTVLAYLEKGLAALNPAALIRPFRPRKPDSTLAKFYNIGDKLKVAPLPIPWPIDYWRSKLTNSSTIVSKYYLPVHILPYTKIVHTRDWNLVKAAIKNGIPAIYEHHHHEDKKFEPEIVNNPLFQICITVADTIRETTIQNGMPPEKIIKLHNGFNNLFLVRQPEKAESWREKLLRGGQQHLVVYSGALHPFKGVDLLIDVAKQLPQVEFAIAGGEQSQVQAYQQITRDKQVNNVTFLGHIFQDELASLLQAADALAHPHCSGKAASFTSPLKLFDYMASGTPIVSTEIPPLMEFKSTKAVAGWCEPDNPTVFAQCLQHVLETYPRKVEGYSESTVFVQQFSCENRVIKILSFVEESLRPQLIC
- a CDS encoding ABC transporter ATP-binding protein codes for the protein MSSKKLILKYFRRYPGLVLLTIILGFAGALFNGVSTTLIVPILLNFLGQSVALKGVPPIIQAIMSPFDKVPGDYRLLVMASAIVLTIILKNLSSYSGTLVSSSLTRKITSDMRFEGLDLLLEVDIDFYSQTNVGDLINSLGGEIGRASGAIITAVRMIIIAITVLVFVGLLLGISWQLTVASTGLLSLVALVNQYSIGRAKYFGKQLSEMSRAYSVRVLETLSGIRLVKATGNEKREYERIQKLIRDREQADFQSQVNSAAVAPVSEVSSILALMLIVILGRTFFANQIESLQAVLLTYLLVLFRLLPTISQLNSTRSQYANTMPSVDMVSEFLRRDNKPFMKNGSLPYKKLQEGIHFNKVSFAYPTNDNLVLKDVDLYLPRGTTLALVGGSGAGKSTLADLLPRFYDPISGSITIDGIDLRSFDVHSLRRAMGIVSQETFMFNDSVRHNITYARPDATEKELLAAVKRANAYEFIVQLPQAPDTMIGDRGVLLSGGQRQRLAIARALLQDPEILILDEATSALDTVSERLVQSALDNLSSDRTTLIIAHRLSTVQHAHQIAVLEKGHVVELGTHEELLKKGGYYTRLYSMQFAEDNQDAIKTAVNEALIRTSYEVRTRLNPMIGFLKLVVDDMADSPEEMNELTVEAYQSAMRLLKTLEFLEESSRLK
- a CDS encoding glycosyltransferase family 10 domain-containing protein; this translates as MERKTFGMLTGYPGVNQCDWLWQQTPHPFGVWGNIQMLSKAKNPDFLLLYNFAGVRKISQKKFGIFKQQPKEVNYPEEEMRSLLRGVPKERIIFLWREPPLEEVTQTNRTCYEWAKGYCAYISSPDDAAPIPNYMPAIWYHANSFRELKEMPPPEKISTCSWITSGVSRTANHRRRLQFIKLLQSSQVNFDLYGRNLPDWANSGGELSNKWYSMAPYYYNLAIENYADNDWYVSEKLWDSLLAWCLPIYYGGSAADKLLPPGSFLRLPSLDEKGIAYIQEVTATPDAWYAAKDAIAEARQIILHKLNLLEWLNNFVANLS